Within the Gammaproteobacteria bacterium genome, the region GAGGGATTCGGCGATGCCGGGCGGCATGTAATTCTCGTCGTGCTTGGCAAGCACCGTGTCGGCGGCGAACACGCCGTCTTCGCGCAACCGCCCGGTGGCGACGGCGCCCTGGCCGTCGCCGAACAGGTCGGGCAGCAGGCCGTGATAGACCACGCGGGTGATTGAGTGGTTGTCGGTCAGTTCAAACTGCACGCGCTCGCCGCGGCGGACGCTGCCGGGCACGACCATGCCGCCGAGGTTGAAGGTTCTGCCCGCAGGCGGCGCCTCCTCCGCGACCTGCGTCGGCGTGTAGAAATACAGCAGGTTCTTTTCAAACGAGTACAGCACCAGCGCGGCGGCGGCGGCAAAGCCGACCAGCAGGATGACGACAAACGCCAGGCGTTGTTTGCGCCGCGGCGTCATCGCCCGCCCTCGTTGGCGGCGCTGCGGCGCAGCAGCCGGCGGTGGCGCATCACCGGCAGGCACAGGTTGGCCGCCAGCACCGCAAGGCCGAGCAGATACGAAGGCCACACAAACCATCCGTAGCCGCCCATCGCCAGCCAGTCGAGCAAGTCAGGCACGGCCTGCGGCCTCGTCGCGGAACCACTGTTGCGCGCGGCAGTGCTCGGCGATGGAGCCGCGCAGCCGCGCCAGCAGCACGGTGATGAAATACAACTTGAACACAACCGCCATGAACAGCAGCGGCGCCAGCATGCTGATGTGCGCCGCCGGCGCGTCAAAGCGGGTTACCGTCGGCCCCTGGTGCAGCGTGCTCCACCAGATGACCGAATAATGAATGATCGGAATGTTGACGACGCCGACGATCGCCAGCACCGCCGTCGCCCGCGCCGCCTTGCGCCGGTCGGGAATGGCCGAATACAGCGCGATGACGCCGAGATACAGAAACAGCAGGATCAACTCCGATGTCAGGCGCGCGTCCCACACCCAATAAGCGCCCCACATCGGCTTGCCCCACAACATGCCCGTCACCAGCGTCAGCGCCGTGAACGACGCGCCGATGGGCGCGCATTCAATGTGCACCAACTCGGCCAGTTTGACGCGCCACACCAGCGCCACAGCGCCCGCCGCCGCCATCACCACATAAACGAACAGCGACATCCACGCCGACGGCACATGCATGAACATGATGCGGTAGG harbors:
- the ccmE gene encoding cytochrome c maturation protein CcmE, with the protein product MTPRRKQRLAFVVILLVGFAAAAALVLYSFEKNLLYFYTPTQVAEEAPPAGRTFNLGGMVVPGSVRRGERVQFELTDNHSITRVVYHGLLPDLFGDGQGAVATGRLREDGVFAADTVLAKHDENYMPPGIAESLGQQPVGIARPTAGDAQ
- the ccmD gene encoding heme exporter protein CcmD; translation: MPDLLDWLAMGGYGWFVWPSYLLGLAVLAANLCLPVMRHRRLLRRSAANEGGR
- a CDS encoding heme ABC transporter permease; translated protein: MLHATRYASLPSFYRLCGRLFPWLLPATVALFAAGLVWGLYIAPTDYKQGEAYRIMFMHVPSAWMSLFVYVVMAAAGAVALVWRVKLAELVHIECAPIGASFTALTLVTGMLWGKPMWGAYWVWDARLTSELILLFLYLGVIALYSAIPDRRKAARATAVLAIVGVVNIPIIHYSVIWWSTLHQGPTVTRFDAPAAHISMLAPLLFMAVVFKLYFITVLLARLRGSIAEHCRAQQWFRDEAAGRA